The following nucleotide sequence is from Trifolium pratense cultivar HEN17-A07 linkage group LG2, ARS_RC_1.1, whole genome shotgun sequence.
ataagaaagaGATTACTATTATTAGATGGAAACATAGTAATATCCTTACATCAGCAGGTGAGAACATCGCAGCAATTTCATTGATAAAGTCATCTCCTTGGTTGATTTGAATGACTGATCCAGTTTTCCACTTGGGTTGCCACTTAACTTTGACAGCAATTTTTTTCCCAGTAATTAGATCGATTTCCTCAGGATAATCCAGAGGATCCGTTATTCCATCctaatatattgaaaaatataaaatataatcagGAGAAATGTAGTTGAGAAAATCATATAATCAgtatatatgtagatgacaaaaacaactacaaaacaATATCATATTGTAACAGAGTTTAATTTTGACCTGCAACATTTGAGCACGTAGAACAGTCGCACTCTTGCCAATCAATTGCTCACACTCGCGGTCCCAGAAAACAAAAGTTGCCTTAACATCTCCATCACCAACCTCAACATCCAGCTTGTACCTGTAATTTAGTAACTAATCAATTGTTGACAATACAATGCTATTCATGTATAATGTTTTAAATAATACCGGTTGTGAATTAATCGACATACATAAGTTTTACCTCAGAATTTCTGCTTCAGTTTCATGACCATCTCCACATATAAAAGGAGGAGCAGCACCAAAGCATTGTTTAGGGCATTTGAAGCAAGTCATATAGTACCATCCATACTTTGTAGGCTTGATCTTAATTGTCTTGACAATTGTCACACATTTGGTTTCCTGGCCAATTTAGAGTTACACACTTGTCATTGATTAAgtttaatttaaacttttggATGCAATTAAAACATCACTTTTGTTCCGTACAATGTTTTACCTGTGGTAGTTGCACCATTTTTGTCAGTGTAATCAGATCTGCATTGTTCATGAATGTTTGTTGCGGTGTGTACTGGGAACTTCCATACGATTGGCTCATCATTTGTGTCGGAGTTTCAGCAAAACGATCAACAGTACCATTTTCAATCCCAGCAAGTAACCTTATAATATAACAAATAACATTTGTAGATAGttagttaaaaataatattgcaAAGATCAAAAGTAACAAATAATTGGATACACCTTTTCTTGAAGTCAATAATCTCTGGAACTTCTTCATTGATGAAAAGCTTTGTTGTGTTCCATGTATTTGAAATTGTCAATGGCCATTTTCCTAAAAATATAATGTATCTATCATTAATAGTTCATATTtgttaaattataaaaaaattcaaacctaAATATTGTACCTTCTTTTTTGATTTTAGCATATTTCATGAAAACGATAATTGGATCACCCTTAGCTTCATTCTGAACATTGAAGAACTTAAGTGCATAGTTTTGCCATAAAGTGCAAGCAATTGGAGTGTTCCTACCAATAATACAATGAGCAAGTTAGTATACAATCAGTTGAACACATGTCGCAGGATATACTATAAAAAGTGGAAAATATACCCAAGGTCTCGAAGAGTAAGGTTAACTTGAACTTTCCTATTTCCATG
It contains:
- the LOC123904763 gene encoding uncharacterized protein LOC123904763 is translated as MARKFECVKDINDGKDLWKISVKVKEKWSNSKDGKQSIELLVFDDKGDDISVFIPHEVIQNNEQVNDLSVNNTYTMQNFQVSKNDDLYKASHHVYKLRFNGGTIVKDVNVHKIGDPVINIKPFTEIANLDFHEDLLYDVIGLVDQVGYSQPTHGNRKVQVNLTLRDLGNTPIACTLWQNYALKFFNVQNEAKGDPIIVFMKYAKIKKEGKWPLTISNTWNTTKLFINEEVPEIIDFKKRLLAGIENGTVDRFAETPTQMMSQSYGSSQYTPQQTFMNNADLITLTKMVQLPQETKCVTIVKTIKIKPTKYGWYYMTCFKCPKQCFGAAPPFICGDGHETEAEILRYKLDVEVGDGDVKATFVFWDRECEQLIGKSATVLRAQMLQDGITDPLDYPEEIDLITGKKIAVKVKWQPKWKTGSVIQINQGDDFINEIAAMFSPADAPQGQIQDDKSTLLFEDNSTAESIVQKKDEVEPTDTDADVADGDEIVIPTTPSKRSGNDLMCTSQNAELEDVIGEKQSSTKMLKVGGKTSGRKGLKVPKKE